A genomic region of Bosea sp. 124 contains the following coding sequences:
- a CDS encoding alpha/beta fold hydrolase translates to MTSALAFAAGLVLAAFVAGSAMAEPVTLVAADKVKVFAEYSGDADKARPVVLLFHQASSNAGEYATIAPRLNALGFNALALDQRSGGSGWGRENQTAKGVRAGAGFEQVLPDLEAALDWARASGRTGKVVLWGSSYSASLVFLLAAKHPGRVAGILAFSPGEYLGGGGTVRAAAAKVAVPIFVSSASDPGEIAAAKAIIDASPAAVKTQFRPKVGTHGSSTLRLDRNPAGAAENWQAVEGFLARLK, encoded by the coding sequence TCGCCGCCGGCCTTGTGCTTGCCGCCTTTGTCGCAGGGTCGGCGATGGCCGAGCCGGTCACGCTCGTGGCCGCGGACAAGGTCAAGGTTTTCGCGGAGTATTCCGGTGATGCCGACAAGGCCAGGCCGGTCGTATTGCTCTTCCATCAGGCTTCGTCGAATGCGGGTGAGTATGCGACGATCGCGCCGAGGTTGAACGCGCTTGGCTTCAATGCGCTCGCGCTCGACCAGCGTTCGGGCGGCAGCGGCTGGGGCCGCGAGAACCAGACCGCCAAGGGCGTTCGCGCCGGCGCCGGTTTCGAACAGGTTTTGCCCGATCTCGAAGCCGCACTGGATTGGGCCAGGGCGTCCGGCCGGACCGGCAAGGTCGTGCTCTGGGGTTCAAGTTATTCGGCCTCGCTGGTCTTCCTGCTGGCGGCAAAGCATCCGGGACGAGTCGCCGGCATCCTCGCCTTCTCGCCGGGTGAATACCTCGGTGGTGGGGGCACGGTGCGGGCCGCAGCGGCAAAGGTCGCCGTGCCGATTTTCGTGTCGTCTGCAAGTGATCCAGGCGAGATCGCCGCGGCAAAGGCGATCATCGATGCGTCTCCAGCCGCCGTGAAAACGCAATTCCGCCCGAAGGTGGGCACCCACGGTTCATCCACGTTGCGTCTTGACCGCAATCCGGCCGGCGCCGCCGAGAACTGGCAAGCGGTCGAGGGCTTTCTGGCCAGGCTGAAATAG